Proteins encoded by one window of Rhodamnia argentea isolate NSW1041297 chromosome 6, ASM2092103v1, whole genome shotgun sequence:
- the LOC115757428 gene encoding DUF21 domain-containing protein At4g14240-like isoform X2, which yields MHLINALMVARTVTRDDLGTVLGSEIEFGSVWFFVYAGISCFLVLFAGIMSGLTLGLMSLGLVDLEILQRSGTNAEKKQAAAILPVVQKQHQLLVTLLLCNACAMEALPIYLDKLFNQYVAIILSVTFVLAFGEVIPQAICTRYGLAVGANFVWLVRILMIICYPIAYPIGKVLDWVLGHNEALFRRAQLKALVSIHSQEAGKGGELTHDETTIISGALDLTEKTAEEAMTPIESTFSLDVNSKLDWEAMGKILARGHSRVPVYSGNPKNVIGLLLVKSLLTVRPETETPVSAVSIRRIPRVPADMPLYDILNEFQKGSSHMAAVVKTKGKSKNLPSMPDSDIPEENKATAGDSQLTTPLLVKRDEKPDVIVNIEKAPRPVNVSKQLNDASINGLPLLSEDIEDGEVIGIITLEDVFEELLQEEIVDETDEYVDVHKRIRVAAAASVARAPSLRRLNIHKGAGGQSKHGQVPRKTPEDDPSSARSTGTPGLQTSVA from the exons ATGCATCTGATCAATGCGTTGATGGTGGCTCGGACGGTGACCCGGGACGACCTCGGCACCGTCCTGGGGAGCGAAATCGAGTTCGGGTCGGTCTGGTTCTTCGTGTACGCGGGGATTTCCTGCTTCCTGGTCCTCTTCGCGGGCATAATGTCGGGCCTCACGCTCGGCCTCATGTCGCTCGGCCTCGTCGACCTCGAGATTCTCCAGCGCAGTGGCACCAACGCCGAGAAGAAGCAAGCGG ctGCTATTTTGCCGGTGGTCCAGAAGCAACACCAACTTCTTGTGACTTTGCTTCTTTGCAATGCTTGTGCAATGGAG GCCCTTCCCATATACTTGGATAAGCTTTTCAATCAGTATGTTGCAATTATACTTTCTGTCACGTTCGTGCTAGCCTTTGGAGAG GTTATTCCACAAGCAATATGTACCCGATATGGACTTGCTGTTGGTGCCAATTTTGTGTGGCTTGTTCGGATTCTAATGATCATTTGCTATCCAATTGCATATCCTATTGGAAAA GTTCTAGACTGGGTGTTGGGTCATAATGAGGCATTGTTTAGGCGTGCTCAATTAAAAGCTCTCGTCTCCATCCACAGTCAGGAG GCTGGCAAGGGAGGTGAACTCACCCATGATGAGACCACGATCATTAGTGGAGCTCTAGATTTGACTGAGAAG ACTGCGGAGGAGGCAATGACACCCATTGAATCTACCTTTTCTTTAGATGTCAATTCCAAACTAGACTG GGAAGCAATGGGAAAGATTCTCGCTCGGGGTCATAGCCGAGTTCCTGTCTATTCTGGGAACCCCAAAAATGTCATTGGTCTTCTTCTG GTGAAAAGCCTACTCACGGTTAGACCAGAAACAGAGACCCCTGTCAGTGCTGTTTCGATCAGAAGAATTCCACG GGTTCCAGCAGATATGCCCTTGTACGACATACTGAATGAGTTTCAAAAGGGTAGCAGTCATATGGCAGCTGTAGTGAAGACCAAAGGGAAATCAAAGAATCTTCCATCAATGCCAGATTCGGACATACCAGAAGAAAACAAAGCCACTGCTGGAGATTCCCAGTTAACTACTCCCTTGCTCGTCAAACGAGATGAAAAACCTGATGTTATTGTTAACATCGAGAAGGCTCCTAGGCCTGTCAATGTAAGTAAGCAACTTAATGATGCCTCGATAAATGGCTTGCCTCTTTTGTCAGAAGATATCGAGGATGGGGAGGTTATTGGCATCATCACTCTCGAGGATGTGTTTGAAGAACTTCTTCAG GAGGAGATTGTTGATGAAACAGATGAATATGTTGATGTACATAAAAG AATCCGAGTAGCTGCAGCTGCATCAGTTGCACGGGCTCCATCACTTCGGAGACTGAACATCCATAAAGGAGCT GGAGGCCAATCCAAGCACGGGCAGGTCCCAAGAAAAACTCCTGAGGATGATCCAAGTTCTGCTAGGTCAACAGGCACTCCAG GTTTGCAAACCTCTGTGGC
- the LOC115757428 gene encoding DUF21 domain-containing protein At4g14240-like isoform X9, with protein sequence MHLINALMVARTVTRDDLGTVLGSEIEFGSVWFFVYAGISCFLVLFAGIMSGLTLGLMSLGLVDLEILQRSGTNAEKKQAAAILPVVQKQHQLLVTLLLCNACAMEALPIYLDKLFNQYVAIILSVTFVLAFGEVIPQAICTRYGLAVGANFVWLVRILMIICYPIAYPIGKVLDWVLGHNEALFRRAQLKALVSIHSQEAGKGGELTHDETTIISGALDLTEKTAEEAMTPIESTFSLDVNSKLDWEAMGKILARGHSRVPVYSGNPKNVIGLLLVKSLLTVRPETETPVSAVSIRRIPRVPADMPLYDILNEFQKGSSHMAAVVKTKGKSKNLPSMPDSDIPEENKATAGDSQLTTPLLVKRDEKPDVIVNIEKAPRPVNVSKQLNDASINGLPLLSEDIEDGEVIGIITLEDVFEELLQEEIVEETDEYVDVHKSAGA encoded by the exons ATGCATCTGATCAATGCGTTGATGGTGGCTCGGACGGTGACCCGGGACGACCTCGGCACCGTCCTGGGGAGCGAAATCGAGTTCGGGTCGGTCTGGTTCTTCGTGTACGCGGGGATTTCCTGCTTCCTGGTCCTCTTCGCGGGCATAATGTCGGGCCTCACGCTCGGCCTCATGTCGCTCGGCCTCGTCGACCTCGAGATTCTCCAGCGCAGTGGCACCAACGCCGAGAAGAAGCAAGCGG ctGCTATTTTGCCGGTGGTCCAGAAGCAACACCAACTTCTTGTGACTTTGCTTCTTTGCAATGCTTGTGCAATGGAG GCCCTTCCCATATACTTGGATAAGCTTTTCAATCAGTATGTTGCAATTATACTTTCTGTCACGTTCGTGCTAGCCTTTGGAGAG GTTATTCCACAAGCAATATGTACCCGATATGGACTTGCTGTTGGTGCCAATTTTGTGTGGCTTGTTCGGATTCTAATGATCATTTGCTATCCAATTGCATATCCTATTGGAAAA GTTCTAGACTGGGTGTTGGGTCATAATGAGGCATTGTTTAGGCGTGCTCAATTAAAAGCTCTCGTCTCCATCCACAGTCAGGAG GCTGGCAAGGGAGGTGAACTCACCCATGATGAGACCACGATCATTAGTGGAGCTCTAGATTTGACTGAGAAG ACTGCGGAGGAGGCAATGACACCCATTGAATCTACCTTTTCTTTAGATGTCAATTCCAAACTAGACTG GGAAGCAATGGGAAAGATTCTCGCTCGGGGTCATAGCCGAGTTCCTGTCTATTCTGGGAACCCCAAAAATGTCATTGGTCTTCTTCTG GTGAAAAGCCTACTCACGGTTAGACCAGAAACAGAGACCCCTGTCAGTGCTGTTTCGATCAGAAGAATTCCACG GGTTCCAGCAGATATGCCCTTGTACGACATACTGAATGAGTTTCAAAAGGGTAGCAGTCATATGGCAGCTGTAGTGAAGACCAAAGGGAAATCAAAGAATCTTCCATCAATGCCAGATTCGGACATACCAGAAGAAAACAAAGCCACTGCTGGAGATTCCCAGTTAACTACTCCCTTGCTCGTCAAACGAGATGAAAAACCTGATGTTATTGTTAACATCGAGAAGGCTCCTAGGCCTGTCAATGTAAGTAAGCAACTTAATGATGCCTCGATAAATGGCTTGCCTCTTTTGTCAGAAGATATCGAGGATGGGGAGGTTATTGGCATCATCACTCTCGAGGATGTGTTTGAAGAACTTCTTCAG GAAGAGATTGTTGAAGAAACAGATGAATATGTTGATGTACATAAAAG TGCAGGAGCTTAA
- the LOC115757428 gene encoding DUF21 domain-containing protein At4g14240-like isoform X3, giving the protein MHLINALMVARTVTRDDLGTVLGSEIEFGSVWFFVYAGISCFLVLFAGIMSGLTLGLMSLGLVDLEILQRSGTNAEKKQAAAILPVVQKQHQLLVTLLLCNACAMEALPIYLDKLFNQYVAIILSVTFVLAFGEVIPQAICTRYGLAVGANFVWLVRILMIICYPIAYPIGKVLDWVLGHNEALFRRAQLKALVSIHSQEAGKGGELTHDETTIISGALDLTEKTAEEAMTPIESTFSLDVNSKLDWEAMGKILARGHSRVPVYSGNPKNVIGLLLVKSLLTVRPETETPVSAVSIRRIPRVPADMPLYDILNEFQKGSSHMAAVVKTKGKSKNLPSMPDSDIPEENKATAGDSQLTTPLLVKRDEKPDVIVNIEKAPRPVNVSKQLNDASINGLPLLSEDIEDGEVIGIITLEDVFEELLQEEIVDETDEYVDVHKRIRVAAAASVARAPSLRRLNIHKGAGGQSKHGQVPRKTPEDDPSSARSTGTPGLQNSVA; this is encoded by the exons ATGCATCTGATCAATGCGTTGATGGTGGCTCGGACGGTGACCCGGGACGACCTCGGCACCGTCCTGGGGAGCGAAATCGAGTTCGGGTCGGTCTGGTTCTTCGTGTACGCGGGGATTTCCTGCTTCCTGGTCCTCTTCGCGGGCATAATGTCGGGCCTCACGCTCGGCCTCATGTCGCTCGGCCTCGTCGACCTCGAGATTCTCCAGCGCAGTGGCACCAACGCCGAGAAGAAGCAAGCGG ctGCTATTTTGCCGGTGGTCCAGAAGCAACACCAACTTCTTGTGACTTTGCTTCTTTGCAATGCTTGTGCAATGGAG GCCCTTCCCATATACTTGGATAAGCTTTTCAATCAGTATGTTGCAATTATACTTTCTGTCACGTTCGTGCTAGCCTTTGGAGAG GTTATTCCACAAGCAATATGTACCCGATATGGACTTGCTGTTGGTGCCAATTTTGTGTGGCTTGTTCGGATTCTAATGATCATTTGCTATCCAATTGCATATCCTATTGGAAAA GTTCTAGACTGGGTGTTGGGTCATAATGAGGCATTGTTTAGGCGTGCTCAATTAAAAGCTCTCGTCTCCATCCACAGTCAGGAG GCTGGCAAGGGAGGTGAACTCACCCATGATGAGACCACGATCATTAGTGGAGCTCTAGATTTGACTGAGAAG ACTGCGGAGGAGGCAATGACACCCATTGAATCTACCTTTTCTTTAGATGTCAATTCCAAACTAGACTG GGAAGCAATGGGAAAGATTCTCGCTCGGGGTCATAGCCGAGTTCCTGTCTATTCTGGGAACCCCAAAAATGTCATTGGTCTTCTTCTG GTGAAAAGCCTACTCACGGTTAGACCAGAAACAGAGACCCCTGTCAGTGCTGTTTCGATCAGAAGAATTCCACG GGTTCCAGCAGATATGCCCTTGTACGACATACTGAATGAGTTTCAAAAGGGTAGCAGTCATATGGCAGCTGTAGTGAAGACCAAAGGGAAATCAAAGAATCTTCCATCAATGCCAGATTCGGACATACCAGAAGAAAACAAAGCCACTGCTGGAGATTCCCAGTTAACTACTCCCTTGCTCGTCAAACGAGATGAAAAACCTGATGTTATTGTTAACATCGAGAAGGCTCCTAGGCCTGTCAATGTAAGTAAGCAACTTAATGATGCCTCGATAAATGGCTTGCCTCTTTTGTCAGAAGATATCGAGGATGGGGAGGTTATTGGCATCATCACTCTCGAGGATGTGTTTGAAGAACTTCTTCAG GAGGAGATTGTTGATGAAACAGATGAATATGTTGATGTACATAAAAG AATCCGAGTAGCTGCAGCTGCATCAGTTGCACGGGCTCCATCACTTCGGAGACTGAACATCCATAAAGGAGCT GGAGGCCAATCCAAGCACGGGCAGGTCCCAAGAAAAACTCCTGAGGATGATCCAAGTTCTGCTAGGTCAACAGGCACTCCAG GTTTGCAAAACTCTGTGGCCTAG
- the LOC115757428 gene encoding DUF21 domain-containing protein At4g14240-like isoform X5, which produces MHLINALMVARTVTRDDLGTVLGSEIEFGSVWFFVYAGISCFLVLFAGIMSGLTLGLMSLGLVDLEILQRSGTNAEKKQAAAILPVVQKQHQLLVTLLLCNACAMEALPIYLDKLFNQYVAIILSVTFVLAFGEVIPQAICTRYGLAVGANFVWLVRILMIICYPIAYPIGKVLDWVLGHNEALFRRAQLKALVSIHSQEAGKGGELTHDETTIISGALDLTEKTAEEAMTPIESTFSLDVNSKLDWEAMGKILARGHSRVPVYSGNPKNVIGLLLVKSLLTVRPETETPVSAVSIRRIPRVPADMPLYDILNEFQKGSSHMAAVVKTKGKSKNLPSMPDSDIPEENKATAGDSQLTTPLLVKRDEKPDVIVNIEKAPRPVNVSKQLNDASINGLPLLSEDIEDGEVIGIITLEDVFEELLQEEIVDETDEYVDVHKRIRVAAAASVARAPSLRRLNIHKGAGGQSKHGQVPRKTPEDDPSSARSTGTPGSQNSVA; this is translated from the exons ATGCATCTGATCAATGCGTTGATGGTGGCTCGGACGGTGACCCGGGACGACCTCGGCACCGTCCTGGGGAGCGAAATCGAGTTCGGGTCGGTCTGGTTCTTCGTGTACGCGGGGATTTCCTGCTTCCTGGTCCTCTTCGCGGGCATAATGTCGGGCCTCACGCTCGGCCTCATGTCGCTCGGCCTCGTCGACCTCGAGATTCTCCAGCGCAGTGGCACCAACGCCGAGAAGAAGCAAGCGG ctGCTATTTTGCCGGTGGTCCAGAAGCAACACCAACTTCTTGTGACTTTGCTTCTTTGCAATGCTTGTGCAATGGAG GCCCTTCCCATATACTTGGATAAGCTTTTCAATCAGTATGTTGCAATTATACTTTCTGTCACGTTCGTGCTAGCCTTTGGAGAG GTTATTCCACAAGCAATATGTACCCGATATGGACTTGCTGTTGGTGCCAATTTTGTGTGGCTTGTTCGGATTCTAATGATCATTTGCTATCCAATTGCATATCCTATTGGAAAA GTTCTAGACTGGGTGTTGGGTCATAATGAGGCATTGTTTAGGCGTGCTCAATTAAAAGCTCTCGTCTCCATCCACAGTCAGGAG GCTGGCAAGGGAGGTGAACTCACCCATGATGAGACCACGATCATTAGTGGAGCTCTAGATTTGACTGAGAAG ACTGCGGAGGAGGCAATGACACCCATTGAATCTACCTTTTCTTTAGATGTCAATTCCAAACTAGACTG GGAAGCAATGGGAAAGATTCTCGCTCGGGGTCATAGCCGAGTTCCTGTCTATTCTGGGAACCCCAAAAATGTCATTGGTCTTCTTCTG GTGAAAAGCCTACTCACGGTTAGACCAGAAACAGAGACCCCTGTCAGTGCTGTTTCGATCAGAAGAATTCCACG GGTTCCAGCAGATATGCCCTTGTACGACATACTGAATGAGTTTCAAAAGGGTAGCAGTCATATGGCAGCTGTAGTGAAGACCAAAGGGAAATCAAAGAATCTTCCATCAATGCCAGATTCGGACATACCAGAAGAAAACAAAGCCACTGCTGGAGATTCCCAGTTAACTACTCCCTTGCTCGTCAAACGAGATGAAAAACCTGATGTTATTGTTAACATCGAGAAGGCTCCTAGGCCTGTCAATGTAAGTAAGCAACTTAATGATGCCTCGATAAATGGCTTGCCTCTTTTGTCAGAAGATATCGAGGATGGGGAGGTTATTGGCATCATCACTCTCGAGGATGTGTTTGAAGAACTTCTTCAG GAGGAGATTGTTGATGAAACAGATGAATATGTTGATGTACATAAAAG AATCCGAGTAGCTGCAGCTGCATCAGTTGCACGGGCTCCATCACTTCGGAGACTGAACATCCATAAAGGAGCT GGAGGCCAATCCAAGCACGGGCAGGTCCCAAGAAAAACTCCTGAGGATGATCCAAGTTCTGCTAGGTCAACAGGCACTCCAG
- the LOC115757428 gene encoding DUF21 domain-containing protein At4g14240-like isoform X4, with protein MHLINALMVARTVTRDDLGTVLGSEIEFGSVWFFVYAGISCFLVLFAGIMSGLTLGLMSLGLVDLEILQRSGTNAEKKQAAAILPVVQKQHQLLVTLLLCNACAMEALPIYLDKLFNQYVAIILSVTFVLAFGEVIPQAICTRYGLAVGANFVWLVRILMIICYPIAYPIGKVLDWVLGHNEALFRRAQLKALVSIHSQEAGKGGELTHDETTIISGALDLTEKTAEEAMTPIESTFSLDVNSKLDWEAMGKILARGHSRVPVYSGNPKNVIGLLLVKSLLTVRPETETPVSAVSIRRIPRVPADMPLYDILNEFQKGSSHMAAVVKTKGKSKNLPSMPDSDIPEENKATAGDSQLTTPLLVKRDEKPDVIVNIEKAPRPVNVSKQLNDASINGLPLLSEDIEDGEVIGIITLEDVFEELLQEEIVDETDEYVDVHKRIRVAAAASVARAPSLRRLNIHKGAGGQSKHGQVPRKTPEDDPSSARSTGTPGSKFRRE; from the exons ATGCATCTGATCAATGCGTTGATGGTGGCTCGGACGGTGACCCGGGACGACCTCGGCACCGTCCTGGGGAGCGAAATCGAGTTCGGGTCGGTCTGGTTCTTCGTGTACGCGGGGATTTCCTGCTTCCTGGTCCTCTTCGCGGGCATAATGTCGGGCCTCACGCTCGGCCTCATGTCGCTCGGCCTCGTCGACCTCGAGATTCTCCAGCGCAGTGGCACCAACGCCGAGAAGAAGCAAGCGG ctGCTATTTTGCCGGTGGTCCAGAAGCAACACCAACTTCTTGTGACTTTGCTTCTTTGCAATGCTTGTGCAATGGAG GCCCTTCCCATATACTTGGATAAGCTTTTCAATCAGTATGTTGCAATTATACTTTCTGTCACGTTCGTGCTAGCCTTTGGAGAG GTTATTCCACAAGCAATATGTACCCGATATGGACTTGCTGTTGGTGCCAATTTTGTGTGGCTTGTTCGGATTCTAATGATCATTTGCTATCCAATTGCATATCCTATTGGAAAA GTTCTAGACTGGGTGTTGGGTCATAATGAGGCATTGTTTAGGCGTGCTCAATTAAAAGCTCTCGTCTCCATCCACAGTCAGGAG GCTGGCAAGGGAGGTGAACTCACCCATGATGAGACCACGATCATTAGTGGAGCTCTAGATTTGACTGAGAAG ACTGCGGAGGAGGCAATGACACCCATTGAATCTACCTTTTCTTTAGATGTCAATTCCAAACTAGACTG GGAAGCAATGGGAAAGATTCTCGCTCGGGGTCATAGCCGAGTTCCTGTCTATTCTGGGAACCCCAAAAATGTCATTGGTCTTCTTCTG GTGAAAAGCCTACTCACGGTTAGACCAGAAACAGAGACCCCTGTCAGTGCTGTTTCGATCAGAAGAATTCCACG GGTTCCAGCAGATATGCCCTTGTACGACATACTGAATGAGTTTCAAAAGGGTAGCAGTCATATGGCAGCTGTAGTGAAGACCAAAGGGAAATCAAAGAATCTTCCATCAATGCCAGATTCGGACATACCAGAAGAAAACAAAGCCACTGCTGGAGATTCCCAGTTAACTACTCCCTTGCTCGTCAAACGAGATGAAAAACCTGATGTTATTGTTAACATCGAGAAGGCTCCTAGGCCTGTCAATGTAAGTAAGCAACTTAATGATGCCTCGATAAATGGCTTGCCTCTTTTGTCAGAAGATATCGAGGATGGGGAGGTTATTGGCATCATCACTCTCGAGGATGTGTTTGAAGAACTTCTTCAG GAGGAGATTGTTGATGAAACAGATGAATATGTTGATGTACATAAAAG AATCCGAGTAGCTGCAGCTGCATCAGTTGCACGGGCTCCATCACTTCGGAGACTGAACATCCATAAAGGAGCT GGAGGCCAATCCAAGCACGGGCAGGTCCCAAGAAAAACTCCTGAGGATGATCCAAGTTCTGCTAGGTCAACAGGCACTCCAG
- the LOC115757428 gene encoding DUF21 domain-containing protein At4g14240-like isoform X8, with product MHLINALMVARTVTRDDLGTVLGSEIEFGSVWFFVYAGISCFLVLFAGIMSGLTLGLMSLGLVDLEILQRSGTNAEKKQAAAILPVVQKQHQLLVTLLLCNACAMEALPIYLDKLFNQYVAIILSVTFVLAFGEVIPQAICTRYGLAVGANFVWLVRILMIICYPIAYPIGKVLDWVLGHNEALFRRAQLKALVSIHSQEAGKGGELTHDETTIISGALDLTEKTAEEAMTPIESTFSLDVNSKLDWEAMGKILARGHSRVPVYSGNPKNVIGLLLVKSLLTVRPETETPVSAVSIRRIPRVPADMPLYDILNEFQKGSSHMAAVVKTKGKSKNLPSMPDSDIPEENKATAGDSQLTTPLLVKRDEKPDVIVNIEKAPRPVNVSKQLNDASINGLPLLSEDIEDGEVIGIITLEDVFEELLQEEIVDETDEYVDVHKRIRVAAAASVARAPSLRRLNIHKGAGGQSKHGQVPRKTPEDDPSSARSTGTPGA from the exons ATGCATCTGATCAATGCGTTGATGGTGGCTCGGACGGTGACCCGGGACGACCTCGGCACCGTCCTGGGGAGCGAAATCGAGTTCGGGTCGGTCTGGTTCTTCGTGTACGCGGGGATTTCCTGCTTCCTGGTCCTCTTCGCGGGCATAATGTCGGGCCTCACGCTCGGCCTCATGTCGCTCGGCCTCGTCGACCTCGAGATTCTCCAGCGCAGTGGCACCAACGCCGAGAAGAAGCAAGCGG ctGCTATTTTGCCGGTGGTCCAGAAGCAACACCAACTTCTTGTGACTTTGCTTCTTTGCAATGCTTGTGCAATGGAG GCCCTTCCCATATACTTGGATAAGCTTTTCAATCAGTATGTTGCAATTATACTTTCTGTCACGTTCGTGCTAGCCTTTGGAGAG GTTATTCCACAAGCAATATGTACCCGATATGGACTTGCTGTTGGTGCCAATTTTGTGTGGCTTGTTCGGATTCTAATGATCATTTGCTATCCAATTGCATATCCTATTGGAAAA GTTCTAGACTGGGTGTTGGGTCATAATGAGGCATTGTTTAGGCGTGCTCAATTAAAAGCTCTCGTCTCCATCCACAGTCAGGAG GCTGGCAAGGGAGGTGAACTCACCCATGATGAGACCACGATCATTAGTGGAGCTCTAGATTTGACTGAGAAG ACTGCGGAGGAGGCAATGACACCCATTGAATCTACCTTTTCTTTAGATGTCAATTCCAAACTAGACTG GGAAGCAATGGGAAAGATTCTCGCTCGGGGTCATAGCCGAGTTCCTGTCTATTCTGGGAACCCCAAAAATGTCATTGGTCTTCTTCTG GTGAAAAGCCTACTCACGGTTAGACCAGAAACAGAGACCCCTGTCAGTGCTGTTTCGATCAGAAGAATTCCACG GGTTCCAGCAGATATGCCCTTGTACGACATACTGAATGAGTTTCAAAAGGGTAGCAGTCATATGGCAGCTGTAGTGAAGACCAAAGGGAAATCAAAGAATCTTCCATCAATGCCAGATTCGGACATACCAGAAGAAAACAAAGCCACTGCTGGAGATTCCCAGTTAACTACTCCCTTGCTCGTCAAACGAGATGAAAAACCTGATGTTATTGTTAACATCGAGAAGGCTCCTAGGCCTGTCAATGTAAGTAAGCAACTTAATGATGCCTCGATAAATGGCTTGCCTCTTTTGTCAGAAGATATCGAGGATGGGGAGGTTATTGGCATCATCACTCTCGAGGATGTGTTTGAAGAACTTCTTCAG GAGGAGATTGTTGATGAAACAGATGAATATGTTGATGTACATAAAAG AATCCGAGTAGCTGCAGCTGCATCAGTTGCACGGGCTCCATCACTTCGGAGACTGAACATCCATAAAGGAGCT GGAGGCCAATCCAAGCACGGGCAGGTCCCAAGAAAAACTCCTGAGGATGATCCAAGTTCTGCTAGGTCAACAGGCACTCCAG GAGCTTAA